The Haematobia irritans isolate KBUSLIRL chromosome 1, ASM5000362v1, whole genome shotgun sequence DNA segment tttaataagataattacattttgattggtataatattattattttcatatattattaatgttatttttaagattattatatttgttaacgaaaaaataataaaataaaacaaaatccctagaaaatagtattgactttcagttagaactaggattgactttcatacaaattgtggtttgaaagtattcgcaacaatgctagttttttatttttctcacattgaaaactgtttgagaaattattgagtagcgatgcatttcaatttgaggattacaattgagaaattattgctattgtgttgaattttactattgagggtaatgtctgttttttgttgagaacgcgattttctcaacaatttctcaacttgaatattaccctaatcctttgaaaaaatgtttgaaaaattattgaattttagtatttttcaaacgtttgtgtttattgggattagTTGAAGCTTTGACTACCATATATTTTGGATATCTGTAATATTACGGAAAAGTACTCTTCTTGTTGCAAATGTAGTAAACTCTGGAAATTGGGAAAATTCTctacatttgtagaaaaaatgaaaaatctgtcCTTTGTTCCCTACAGatgtaattttaggaaaaaattcctacaaaaaaggatttttcccTACGCATGGCATCACTGGTATTCGACAACAGTATGTATTAGGGCTGTctttcgggatcgatttttaaaagTCCCGGGATTCGGAATCCCGGGAATTTTTTGGGATCCCGAAATTTTccggattctttaaatattttaagtaataacaatctacagcgtCAAAATTGTTCTacattaaacaaatttaatttaattcaattttattaacaaagaaacaacaaaagaatataagagtaaattaaaaacgCAATTGCTATCATTTTCGTATACTTGTGATAATCCTTTTGTACTTccatttaagtaaaaatatcaaTGCATCCAAATTTTTCAGATAAACGCGATCTTGCATTTTTTGGACGGTCCGTTTATCATTGCTTCTTATTTTATATCGCACGAATTTCATTTCACATGAAGTCATTATTGAAAGGACCTTATcgtttatttcgatttttgattaaattttgctaTTTAGTATAGCTCATgtattataaattcttatagtaAACCTCATGTATTATAAATTCATAAACCATAAAtgtttatgaactcaatttgtcGCTTAAggttggtattaagttcgagtttagcagtTAAAAATATGCAGCCCGATAAACAACCCGTAATGACAAGTGGTAGGAGTCCGACTTTTtaccgacggttatttgaacaatcccataccggtgcgtgatgtatcattggatttggtcgagcaaacGATCGAAATCATTGAAGAGGATGAACAATTCTATTTGGTaaagaattttatgaaatatctgatgatttgtctaatgatttaaaattagatggttttcgctattgcagatattacCTCTGGTGaagtaaaaaatcttatagCAGCTGATATTGCCTCACGTGGCCTGGCCATAGaagatataacccatgtcatcaatttccagttccgaaatatcgaagaataTATTTGGTTATAGAACTCGATCCGATTGGAGCATAGCACCGGAATTAATGTCTATACTTGTAGAAACTGGTCAGGATATTACTGCTATTTTACCATATaccattatttatatattttgcagAAACGTAATACTGTTTGCTATGTACTTATCCTTTAAATTTAGAATCGAACAATCCGTTCGCCATAAAAGTCCTACCAAAAAGTATTTAATATTTGCATCTAAATAGTGTTCCGTGACAAATTGTAGATATATAAACACGAAAGAAGAAGGCATCGAAATAGGtactaacaaaacaaaacgaaattgcAAACAGAAGATAAGAAGGGCAATTACCATTTGTGCCGAGAGCCGGGAAGAGACATAACAAATAAATTAGCTAAATATTACGCAATTCTCGAATAAACGAATTTCGGAAGTTTGGAATATTCTTTCTAATCGGAGATAAAATTAACTTTGCAGGCAAAGTGGTTCTCATTACAGGTGCTTCGTCTGGTATTGGAGCGGCTGCCGCGGTAGAGACTGGAACTATTGAAAATACCAGTCTTGAGCAATATGATCGTGTAATGAATACAAATCTCAGATCCATTTATCATTTGACCATGTTGGCTGTTCCGGAACTGATTAAGACAAAAGGTAACATTGTTAATGTCTCCAGTGTAAATGGCATACGTTCTTTTCCCGGtgttttggcctataatatatccaaaatgGGTGTGGACCAGTTTAATCGTTGCGTTGCCttggaattagcattgtcggGTGTACGCTGTAATTCCGTAATGTAGGTAATGATGTGATGTGCCATAAGCAGAATTGAATGAAGTCCgtttctggcttccatggtagaatctagcaaatggcccatagtggaaaacttggaacccaggataacttcgtccaaaaacactgttggaactcatggcatacatcaaaatgttggTAATGACTtcaactttgatgtcccattagcggaatttgttGCTTGAGGTTTGTTTACGAGGAAATGGTGCCCATACCGTTTTAAAACATAGGTGAATCAATATGTTGTAGTAATACTTTCATATATAAACAAGAATAATTTGTTTAAACATATCTTTATTCAatatatttactaaatttgtgctcatattttgtttttccataatttttgtgTCCCATATTTTatgtcaagtcaagttgaatttatgttgaaaattacatttaccCTCAACCCGAAAAGTTTTTGCATTAGAAAAGCGCTCATTATTATGTAATTTCAAAACAACCCAATAacaaaaacgtttgaaaaatgctaaatttcaacagtttttcaaacattttttcaaaggattagggtaatattcaagttgaaaaattgttgagaaaatcgcgttctgaacaaaaaacagacattaccctcaacagtgaaattcaacacattagcaataatatctcaagtgttatcctcaaaatcaaatgcatcgctactcaataatttgttaaacaattttcgatgcgagtcaaattcaaaattaacatcgttgcaaatacttgtcAACCTATTTTTATGAATGATatacccacttcaaattgaaagtcaaagccaaaattctatgaattttgtataatttattcattttcatcaaaatcaaatatataataatacactacactacataatacactacaataccaattgataaataataatcttaataaacatatcaacaaataagaacaaaaaacaacaaaactttaaatatctaaaacattattagtaaacacttttgcattgatcatTGGATATACTTcctgttggtgtcataaaacagcattaaaatttattaacatgcgggcaatttgaaattaggaacgtactggaccgcgtgaccgaccgaattgatttccagcagaaggaattaaactgacgatctgatgcacattttcatccagaagttgttgattacaacaatttgttgtttttaacaattttaattggttgcacttgtaatgtttctggaaactttttcttgtcgataagccactcatttttcattggtcagcttcttaatgtttgcaagaatttatcatccaaaaattttagttttctgcaaagagatttaaatttagtgacttctctaaagtgttgatttaatttttcatattgacgtaccaattattataaactatttgaagcagttccagttaattgtccaccattttttcatcggtcagctttttaatgttttcaagaacgtagaatccataatttcagttttctgcaaagagatatacatttagtgacttccttaaagttttatttcattttttattttcacttacctatttttataaactatttggttatttgtctaaaattttccattttttttatttcttgcaattgaccacgaactttgttgcacaaataagtattgaaaaccatatggttttttcgttgcattttagggtagtgttttgtcaaagttttctcatattatcttcaacaccttttcaaagatttcgtcaacatgttggcaaattggaagtaaatcgcaaacaatttgaagatgtattgaaaatgagctatttcaagtcaagttgaatttatgttgaaaattatatttaccatcaaactgaaaagttgttgcatttgaaaaacgctcatcctgtgtttattgggctttTACTAcacatcagggatggaaaatgcagtac contains these protein-coding regions:
- the LOC142221526 gene encoding 2-(R)-hydroxypropyl-CoM dehydrogenase-like, with translation MYLSFKFRIEQSVRHKSPTKKYINTKEEGIEIGKVVLITGASSGIGAAAAVETGTIENTSLEQYDRVMNTNLRSIYHLTMLAVPELIKTKGNIVNVSSVNGIRSFPGVLAYNISKMGVDQFNRCVALELALSGVRCNSVM